The Triticum dicoccoides isolate Atlit2015 ecotype Zavitan chromosome 6A, WEW_v2.0, whole genome shotgun sequence genome has a window encoding:
- the LOC119318303 gene encoding uncharacterized protein LOC119318303 yields the protein MKNKSGGHRRNKSARNEAAAGNKNGRRRRNKSARNGAAADNGDRLSNLPNDLLLNILERVDTLDAIRTCILSKQMLNLPTMLSQFFLSAGSVPGHHDKACVFSRGEVLRTNNAVARVTDSILCTRNPKIAITKLKIRFVLMPHVSLTIGRSVARAMATQKVGAAEFEIITEKAYTDCSPADLLQFANQLNNFVGAFPDAFAGLRRLWLRNMRFGELDITNILSTCKLLASLRLTECDSGIDSVLQVEHAQLVELEVDYGEFSRVELTCLPKLQRVRYNNWYSYEDPLYFGFVPQLSKLSLTKTGVRWEKTLELSQLLANVPNISNLHLDFESEKIWVLPECPKLLTPVLGKLQHVNLDNLPEGCDLAWTMFILEAAPTLEELCVAVRDHWCIMLTDEEARKKNGYCEKADVNWKPYAPDFKHKNLAKLTIYGFQPNDNFKRYIRCVVEHAVNITEISLYDRKVCGSCGDLDPEIKVKVCPSRYPQTAEEMKQITEGLGLASRAVIHFRS from the exons ATGAAGAACAAAAGTGGTGGTCACAGACGCAAT AAATCAGCTCGCAATGAAGCCGCTGCTGGCAACAAGAATGGTCGTCGCAGGCGGAAT AAATCAGCTCGCAATGGAGCCGCTGCTGACAATGGCGACAGGCTTAGCAATCTGCCCAATGACCTCCTGCTCAACATTCTGGAGAGGGTGGACACACTTGATGCTATAAGGACCTGCATCCTCTCCAAGCAAATGCTGAATCTCCCCACCATGCTCTCGCAGTTCTTCTTAAGTGCTGGTTCCGTTCCAGGTCACCATGATAAAGCTTGTGTTTTCAGCCGCGGTGAAGTTCTCCGAACCAACAATGCTGTGGCTCGTGTAACGGATAGCATCTTGTGCACAAGGAAtccgaagatcgccattactaaacTTAAAATCAGATTCGTCTTGATGCCACATGTCTCTCTCACCATTGGAAGATCTGTTGCCCGTGCCATGGCAACCCAGAAGGTTGGCGCAGCTGAGTTTGAGATCATAACGGAGAAGGCTTATACGGACTGCTCTCCTGCCGATCTTCTCCAATTTGCGAATCAGTTAAATAATTTTGTTGGTGCTTTCCCAGATGCATTTGCTGGACTCAGGCGCCTGTGGCTGCGCAATATGAGGTTTGGTGAACTGGACATCACCAACATTCTCAGCACTTGCAAACTCTTGGCATCTTTGCGTTTAACCGAGTGCGACTCAGGGATCGATTCTGTGCTGCAAGTAGAACATGCTCAGCTTGTTGAGCTTGAGGTAGACTACGGGGAATTTTCAAGAGTTGAGCTGACATGTCTACCAAAACTCCAACGAGTGAGGTATAATAATTGGTACTCTTATGAAGATCCCCTGTATTTTGGTTTTGTACCACAGCTTTCAAAGCTGAGCCTCACTAAAACTGGTGTCCGTTGGGAGAAGACTCTGGAGTTAAGTCAGCTCCTTGCTAATGTTCCGAACATAAGCAATCTGCATCTTGATTTTGAAAGTGAAAAG ATCTGGGTTCTACCAGAATGCCCGAAACTGCTCACGCCTGTGCTCGGCAAACTACAGCATGTGAATCTAGACAATCTTCCTGAAGGATGTGATTTAGCTTGGACGATGTTTATTCTTGAAGCTGCACCCACCCTAGAAGAGCTGTGTGTCGCGGTAAGGGATCATTGGTGCATAATGCTGACAGACGAAGAAGCTCGGAAGAAAAATGGTTACTGCGAAAAGGCAGACGTGAATTGGAAGCCATATGCACCTGATTTCAAGCACAAGAATCTGGCTAAGCTCACCATCTATGGCTTCCAACCCAACGACAATTTTAAGCGATACATCAGATGTGTTGTGGAACATGCGGTTAATATAACAGAGATATCTCTGTACGACAGGAAAGTGTGCGGGAGCTGTGGTGACTTGGATCCCGAGATCAAGGTAAAGGTTTGTCCATCAAGATATCCACAGACAGCCGAGGAGATGAAGCAGATAACTGAGGGGTTGGGTTTGGCTTCGCGTGCTGTGATTCACTTCCGGTCCTAA
- the LOC119318304 gene encoding uncharacterized protein LOC119318304 — protein sequence MASTGPPPPPCSRGDPRRRPAVQRTPTAAMPATRSPPPPCPTGVLYRRASLQAIPTAAMPARRPPSTPCPTGDPYRRALLRASPTTALLSRSSPPPPREIPAAALPSGKTRFSPEKWEGYYFLEDAEGYLFQEADGGFYFLECFEGEGYYYQSEESDYFHTGQSLYDKDYGLQTLDSELQALSLHSDLGKRGQLLEERCKGSKARDDDCRDGGSPCLKVLEASGVSGHRHIARREPKKGV from the exons ATGGCCTCGACGGGACCCCCGCCGCCGCCCTGCTCTCGGGGAGAcccccgccgccgccctgccgtCCAGCGGACCCCCACCGCCGCCATGCCCGCGACGAGGTCCCCACCGCCGCCCTGCCCTACGGGCGTTCTCTACCGCCGCGCTTCTCTGCAGGCGATCCCCACCGCCGCCATGCCTGCGAGGAGGCCCCCATCGACGCCCTGCCCTACGGGAGATCCCTACCGCCGCGCTCTTCTGCGGGCGAGCCCCaccaccgccctgctctcccggagtTCCCCGCCGCCGCCCAGGGAGATCCCGGCGGCAGCCCTCCCCTCCGGCAAGACGCGGTTCTCGCCCG AGAAGTGGGAGGGCTACTACTTCCTTGAAGATGCCGAAGGCTATCTGTTCCAGGAGGCCGATGGTGGGTTCTACTTTTTGGAGTGCTTTGAAGGGGAGGGCTACTATTACCAAAGCGAAGAAAGTGACTACTTTCACACCGGACAAAGTCTATATGACAAGGATTACGGCCTGCAGACCCTTGATTCTGAGCTACAGGCACTCTCCCTCCACAGCGACCTCGGCAAGCGGGGCCAGCTCCTGGAGGAGCGCTGCAAGGGGAGCAAGGCGCGGGACGATGACTGCCGCGACGGTGGCTCTCCTTGCCTGAAAGTTCTTGAGGCTTCAGGAGTCTCCGGGCATCGTCATATTGCCAGGCGTGAGCCAAAGAAAGGTGTCTAG